One window of the Zea mays cultivar B73 chromosome 3, Zm-B73-REFERENCE-NAM-5.0, whole genome shotgun sequence genome contains the following:
- the LOC103651145 gene encoding uncharacterized protein: protein MRCKRRPRLGMGWLRSVLSPLRKLWCRVNAVQRKKRGIYILYDDVKSCQCEDVHVLWAILVESHGLPTPTPTPPLLSLKR, encoded by the exons ATGAGATGCAAGAGGCGGCCAAGGCTCGGCATGGGGTGGCTTCGCTCCGTGCTCTCCCCGCTCAGGAAGCTCTGGTGCCGCGTCAACGCGGTGCAGCGCAAGA AGAGAGGGATCTACATCCTGTACGACGACGTCAAGTCGTGCCAATGCGAGGACGTGCACGTGCTGTGGGCGATCCTCGTTGAGTCCCACGGCCtgccgacgccgacgccgacgccgccTCTGCTGAGCCTGAAGCGATGA